A DNA window from Roseovarius sp. Pro17 contains the following coding sequences:
- the fabD gene encoding ACP S-malonyltransferase, with translation MSRAFIFPGQGAQTIGMGQALAEAYPAARDVFDEVDDALGEKLSALIWNGEQEQLTLTQNAQPALMATSLAALRALEAEGVTLDAASFVAGHSLGEYSALAAAGALSIADTARLLRTRGQAMQQAVPVGVGAMAAILGLDFAAVTAVANDAAQGEVCQAANDNDPGQVVVSGHKAAVERAVDLAKERGAKRAMLLPVSAPFHCALMQPAAEVMRAALEEVPMDTPAVPLIANVRAEAVTDPNEIRALLVEQVTGSVRWRESVGYMAAQGVTETWEIGAGKALSGMVRRIARDVAVRNVGTPEDVVAAVEAFKNG, from the coding sequence ATGAGCCGAGCATTCATTTTTCCGGGACAGGGCGCGCAGACGATAGGCATGGGCCAAGCGCTGGCCGAGGCCTATCCAGCCGCGCGCGATGTATTCGATGAGGTCGACGATGCGCTGGGCGAAAAGCTGTCTGCGCTGATTTGGAACGGCGAGCAGGAGCAACTGACCCTGACGCAGAACGCGCAACCCGCGCTGATGGCGACGTCGCTGGCGGCTCTGCGCGCGCTTGAGGCCGAGGGTGTGACGCTGGATGCCGCGTCCTTTGTTGCCGGTCATTCGCTGGGCGAATATTCTGCGCTGGCCGCCGCCGGCGCCCTCAGCATTGCCGATACTGCCCGCCTTTTGCGCACGCGTGGGCAGGCCATGCAGCAGGCCGTTCCGGTGGGCGTGGGCGCAATGGCGGCGATCCTTGGGCTCGATTTTGCGGCGGTCACGGCGGTTGCGAATGACGCGGCGCAGGGCGAAGTGTGTCAGGCTGCAAACGACAACGATCCCGGTCAGGTCGTCGTTTCGGGCCACAAGGCCGCGGTCGAGCGTGCCGTCGATCTGGCCAAAGAGCGTGGCGCAAAGCGCGCGATGCTGCTGCCCGTCAGCGCGCCGTTTCATTGCGCCCTGATGCAGCCCGCCGCCGAAGTGATGCGCGCCGCACTGGAAGAGGTGCCGATGGATACGCCCGCTGTGCCACTGATCGCCAATGTGCGCGCCGAGGCTGTCACTGACCCCAATGAGATCCGTGCGCTGCTGGTGGAGCAGGTGACAGGGTCCGTCCGCTGGCGCGAAAGCGTCGGCTATATGGCCGCGCAGGGCGTTACCGAGACGTGGGAAATCGGCGCAGGCAAGGCGCTGTCGGGCATGGTGCGCCGAATTGCGCGTGACGTCGCGGTGCGCAACGTTGGCACCCCCGAGGATGTCGTCGCTGCGGTCGAGGCATTCAAGAACGGCTGA
- the fabG gene encoding 3-oxoacyl-[acyl-carrier-protein] reductase, which yields MFDLTGKTALVTGASGGIGGAIARALHRAGATVGLSGTRTEPLEALAKELGERAHVLPCNLSDKDAVEALPKQAIEAMGSLDILVNNAGITRDQIFMRMSDEDWQSVLDVNLTSTMRLCRAVMRPMMKARWGRIVNISSIVGSTGNPGQANYAASKAGVIGLTKSIAYEVASRGITANAVAPGFIATAMTDKLTDDQKAKITGQIPAARMGDADEIAAAVLYLASNEAGYVTGATLHVNGGMAML from the coding sequence ATGTTTGATTTGACGGGCAAGACGGCGCTGGTGACTGGCGCTTCGGGCGGTATCGGCGGCGCAATCGCGCGCGCCTTGCACCGTGCGGGCGCGACCGTGGGCCTGAGCGGCACCCGAACCGAGCCGCTGGAGGCGCTGGCTAAGGAGCTGGGCGAACGCGCGCATGTGTTGCCCTGCAACCTCAGCGACAAGGACGCCGTCGAGGCGCTGCCGAAGCAGGCGATTGAGGCGATGGGCAGCCTTGATATCCTTGTGAATAACGCCGGGATCACGCGCGATCAGATATTCATGCGTATGTCGGATGAGGACTGGCAGAGCGTGCTGGACGTCAACCTGACCAGCACAATGCGCCTTTGCCGCGCCGTGATGCGCCCGATGATGAAAGCCCGCTGGGGCCGCATCGTCAATATCAGCTCGATCGTCGGGTCCACCGGCAATCCGGGACAGGCGAACTATGCGGCGTCCAAGGCGGGCGTGATCGGCCTGACGAAATCCATCGCCTACGAGGTCGCCAGCCGCGGCATCACCGCCAACGCCGTCGCGCCCGGTTTCATCGCTACGGCCATGACGGACAAGCTGACGGACGACCAAAAGGCCAAGATCACCGGCCAGATCCCCGCCGCGCGCATGGGCGATGCGGACGAAATCGCGGCGGCTGTGCTTTACCTTGCCAGCAACGAGGCGGGCTATGTCACAGGCGCGACGCTACATGTGAATGGCGGTATGGCAATGCTCTGA
- a CDS encoding acyl carrier protein, with amino-acid sequence MSDIADRVKKIVVEHLGVEEDKVVENASFIDDLGADSLDTVELVMAFEEEFGIEIPDDAAENIQTFGDAVKFIKEAS; translated from the coding sequence ATGAGCGATATCGCAGACCGCGTGAAGAAGATCGTTGTAGAGCATCTGGGCGTCGAAGAGGACAAGGTTGTCGAAAACGCCTCGTTTATCGACGATCTGGGCGCAGACAGCCTGGACACGGTCGAGCTGGTCATGGCCTTCGAAGAAGAATTTGGCATCGAGATCCCCGACGACGCCGCCGAGAATATCCAGACTTTCGGCGATGCGGTAAAGTTCATCAAGGAAGCGTCCTGA
- a CDS encoding 1-(5-phosphoribosyl)-5-[(5-phosphoribosylamino)methylideneamino] imidazole-4-carboxamide isomerase, protein MIIYPTLELLDGKCVSLTRGRLDEPVLWHVDPVETARGFADAGAEWMHLTDINGLRGDGDNNALVEQIIRDAHIPVQLGGGFRSYDQVARWIDRGAGRIVIGTMAARDPNLLRRLAKLYPDQIVLALDIHDGAVVTDGWRESSSFTALSFLEAFEADPLAGVIVTDVDGLIDQRDASLSLITGLAAATRHPVIARGTVASVDDVARLKYVPNIAGTLIGHALLAHDVDLAEAIAMATTPNEPVAAFQ, encoded by the coding sequence ATGATCATCTATCCCACTCTCGAACTTCTGGACGGTAAATGCGTCTCGCTTACGCGTGGGCGGTTGGACGAGCCTGTGCTGTGGCATGTCGATCCGGTCGAGACCGCGCGCGGTTTTGCGGATGCAGGCGCTGAGTGGATGCACCTGACCGACATCAACGGCCTGCGCGGAGACGGCGACAACAACGCATTGGTCGAGCAGATCATTCGCGACGCGCATATCCCTGTCCAGCTGGGTGGCGGATTTCGCAGCTACGATCAGGTGGCACGCTGGATCGACCGGGGCGCCGGGCGTATCGTGATCGGCACGATGGCGGCGCGCGATCCGAACCTGCTGCGCCGGTTGGCCAAGCTTTATCCTGACCAAATCGTGCTGGCGCTGGACATCCATGATGGTGCCGTCGTCACCGATGGCTGGCGCGAAAGCTCCAGCTTTACCGCGCTCAGCTTTCTTGAGGCGTTCGAGGCCGATCCGCTGGCCGGGGTCATCGTGACCGACGTGGACGGGCTGATCGACCAGCGCGACGCCAGCCTCAGCCTTATCACCGGCCTTGCCGCCGCCACCCGGCATCCGGTCATCGCGCGCGGCACGGTCGCCAGCGTTGACGATGTGGCGCGGCTAAAATACGTGCCCAACATCGCAGGGACGCTGATCGGGCACGCATTGCTGGCGCATGATGTTGATCTGGCCGAGGCGATCGCCATGGCTACCACCCCGAACGAGCCTGTCGCCGCCTTTCAATAA
- the fabF gene encoding beta-ketoacyl-ACP synthase II: MRRVVVTGLGLVTPLASGVEESWSRLLDGQSGAGPITRFDPVNVLTKYACEVPLGDGTDGTFNADDYMAPKERRKVDDFILYGVAAAQQAVEDSGWMPEDEEARQRTGVMIGSGIGGLRSIEETTLIIRDKGVRRVSPFFIPGALINLISGQVGIRYGFKGPNHSVVTACSTGAHAIGDAARLIMFGDADVMVAGGAEAAICEIGIAGFNACKALSTKRADDPKAASRPYDADRDGFVMGEGAGIVVLEEYEHAKARGAKIYAEVLGYGLSGDAHHITAPSEDGEGAYRAMEMALGHAGVKPADVDYINAHGTSTMADTIELRAVERLLGDAAGKATMSSTKSATGHLLGAAGAIEAIFSILAIRDQVVPPTINLDNPAVETTLDLAPNKKVERPVKIALSNSFGFGGTNASVCFGDVH, encoded by the coding sequence ATGCGCCGTGTCGTCGTAACAGGCCTTGGACTGGTCACACCGCTCGCCTCGGGCGTCGAAGAAAGCTGGAGCCGCCTTTTGGACGGCCAGTCGGGTGCAGGCCCGATCACGCGCTTTGACCCTGTGAACGTGCTGACCAAATATGCCTGCGAGGTGCCCTTGGGCGATGGCACGGACGGTACGTTCAATGCCGACGACTACATGGCGCCCAAAGAGCGCCGCAAGGTTGATGATTTCATCCTATATGGCGTGGCGGCGGCCCAACAGGCGGTCGAGGATAGCGGCTGGATGCCCGAGGACGAAGAGGCGCGCCAGCGTACCGGCGTGATGATCGGCTCAGGCATTGGCGGTCTGCGCTCGATCGAAGAAACCACGCTGATCATCCGCGACAAAGGCGTGCGTCGCGTGTCGCCGTTTTTCATCCCAGGCGCGCTGATCAACCTCATCTCGGGTCAGGTTGGCATCCGCTATGGCTTCAAGGGGCCGAATCATTCGGTCGTGACGGCCTGCTCGACCGGGGCGCATGCCATCGGCGATGCGGCGCGGCTGATCATGTTCGGCGACGCAGATGTCATGGTTGCAGGCGGGGCCGAGGCCGCGATCTGCGAGATTGGCATCGCGGGCTTTAACGCTTGCAAGGCGCTCAGCACCAAGCGTGCGGACGATCCCAAGGCCGCCAGCCGCCCCTATGACGCAGACCGTGACGGGTTTGTCATGGGCGAGGGTGCTGGTATCGTCGTGCTGGAGGAATACGAGCACGCAAAGGCGCGCGGCGCCAAGATATACGCAGAGGTTCTGGGCTACGGCCTGTCGGGCGACGCGCATCACATCACCGCGCCCAGCGAGGACGGCGAAGGCGCCTATCGCGCGATGGAGATGGCGCTGGGCCACGCGGGCGTGAAGCCTGCGGATGTTGATTATATCAACGCGCACGGCACTTCGACGATGGCCGACACGATTGAGCTGCGAGCGGTCGAGCGCTTGCTTGGCGATGCGGCCGGCAAGGCGACGATGAGTTCGACCAAATCCGCGACCGGGCATCTGCTGGGGGCGGCGGGGGCCATCGAGGCAATATTCTCGATCCTCGCGATTCGCGATCAGGTGGTGCCGCCGACGATCAATCTGGACAACCCGGCGGTCGAGACGACCCTGGACCTCGCGCCCAACAAAAAGGTCGAGCGGCCGGTCAAGATCGCGCTGTCCAACAGCTTTGGCTTTGGTGGCACGAACGCCAGCGTCTGCTTTGGCGATGTGCACTAA
- the mltG gene encoding endolytic transglycosylase MltG, giving the protein MWRNIASTAISFLVVAIFLVGGLIVWGQNTYKAEGPSTAPICLRIERGASMRTISDQLAEQGAITSPMIFRIGADYAGKSGDRKAGSWLIPEHSTMSEITHLITRGGASTCGTEVVYRIGVTSNEVELRELDLETNRYVEKAAFDPASEEAPAIFDEVREQNDTRYRVAIAEGTTSWQIVEALKSVDVLEGEVADLPAEGTLAPDNYEVAKGDTRASLIARMTDAQEVLVAAAWASRVDGLPLKDAQEMLVLASIIEKETGLPDERRQVASVFENRLKRGMRLQTDPTVIYGLTEGKGVLGRGLRASELRKVTDWNTYVIDGLPPTPIANPGKASIEAAVDPAATDFVFFVADGSGGHAFAETLEQHNANVAKWRQIEAERTQSE; this is encoded by the coding sequence ATGTGGCGTAACATAGCATCCACCGCGATCAGCTTTCTGGTTGTCGCTATCTTCCTCGTGGGCGGCTTGATCGTCTGGGGGCAGAACACCTACAAGGCCGAAGGACCATCAACGGCGCCCATCTGCCTGCGGATCGAACGGGGCGCATCCATGCGCACGATCTCGGATCAACTGGCCGAGCAGGGCGCGATCACCAGCCCCATGATCTTTCGCATTGGGGCTGATTATGCGGGCAAGTCGGGTGATCGCAAAGCGGGTAGTTGGCTGATTCCGGAACATTCCACCATGAGCGAGATCACCCATCTTATCACGCGTGGCGGGGCCAGCACCTGCGGCACAGAGGTGGTCTATCGCATCGGTGTGACCAGCAATGAGGTTGAGCTGCGCGAACTGGATCTGGAAACGAACCGCTACGTGGAAAAGGCCGCCTTTGATCCTGCGAGCGAAGAGGCGCCCGCCATCTTTGACGAGGTGCGCGAGCAGAACGATACGCGCTACCGCGTCGCCATCGCCGAGGGCACGACCAGCTGGCAGATCGTCGAGGCGTTGAAATCGGTCGACGTGCTGGAGGGCGAAGTCGCCGATCTGCCGGCCGAGGGAACACTGGCCCCCGACAACTATGAGGTCGCCAAGGGCGACACCCGCGCCAGCTTGATCGCACGCATGACCGATGCGCAGGAGGTGCTGGTTGCTGCCGCTTGGGCCAGCCGCGTGGATGGTCTGCCGCTAAAGGATGCGCAGGAAATGTTGGTGCTGGCCTCGATCATCGAAAAGGAAACCGGCCTGCCAGATGAGCGGCGTCAGGTCGCCTCGGTCTTTGAAAACCGGCTTAAGCGCGGGATGCGCCTGCAAACCGACCCGACGGTGATCTACGGCCTCACCGAGGGCAAAGGTGTGCTGGGTCGGGGCCTGCGCGCGAGCGAGTTGCGCAAAGTAACCGATTGGAATACCTACGTGATCGACGGATTGCCGCCTACGCCCATCGCAAATCCGGGCAAGGCCAGCATTGAGGCTGCGGTCGATCCTGCCGCGACGGATTTCGTCTTTTTCGTTGCCGACGGCAGCGGCGGGCACGCTTTTGCCGAGACACTGGAACAGCATAACGCCAACGTTGCCAAATGGCGCCAGATCGAGGCCGAGCGCACCCAGTCCGAGTGA